The following are encoded together in the Magnetospirillum gryphiswaldense MSR-1 v2 genome:
- the rpmA gene encoding 50S ribosomal protein L27 — MAHKKAGGSSRNGRDSDGQRLGVKKFGGEVVIPGNILVRQRGTKFYPGANVGMGKDHTLFAKETGKVVFRHKAEGRTFVCVEPLPEAAE, encoded by the coding sequence CCCGCAACGGTCGCGATTCTGACGGCCAGCGACTGGGCGTAAAGAAGTTTGGCGGCGAAGTCGTGATCCCGGGCAACATCCTGGTCCGTCAGCGCGGCACCAAGTTCTATCCCGGCGCCAATGTCGGCATGGGCAAGGATCACACCTTGTTCGCCAAGGAAACCGGCAAGGTCGTGTTCCGTCACAAGGCCGAAGGCCGCACCTTCGTGTGCGTCGAGCCGCTGCCGGAAGCCGCTGAATAA